The following proteins are co-located in the Rhodococcus opacus B4 genome:
- a CDS encoding carotenoid oxygenase family protein has translation MSAPVTRRPGPVDIAHHSHLVGVFEPQREEVDVRDLEVIGELPSDLHGAYLRNGPNPRFDPIGTYVYPLDGDGMVHRIELADGAARYTNRFVRTPMVKAEEKAGHVIWAGVTDLYTPTEDEVGPELAGTSRELPDINIVRHGGRLLAMAETTLPFRLDPADLSTVGRENCDGAMGVGSTAHPKIDPVTGQMVLFNYMLEAPYLTWSVVNPDGSVARTPTPVEGADTPLMIHDMALTERYIVLMLCPLVFDIAAVLTGGSVLDWRPDDGTRIALIPRDGGPVRWTTHDAYWVWHFANAFDLPDGRVSVDYVEWTYPGGFAKAPAPSLGSLVRAVVDPGSGRVTREVVCDRDVEFPRVDDRELTRGHRTVATVGKLDRSQGRQDSLWFFDTARGTETHWDPGSVSVGEPIFMPGAEHEYWGMIGTDRADMSSWFFVLPADDPGSGPIGKVRLPIRVPAGLHGAWLPAE, from the coding sequence ATGTCAGCACCGGTAACCCGTCGTCCCGGACCCGTCGACATCGCGCACCACAGCCATCTCGTCGGGGTGTTCGAGCCGCAGCGGGAGGAGGTCGACGTCCGGGATCTCGAGGTGATCGGCGAGCTGCCCTCCGACCTGCACGGCGCCTATCTGCGCAACGGTCCCAATCCGCGGTTCGACCCGATCGGCACGTACGTCTATCCGCTCGACGGCGACGGCATGGTCCACCGCATCGAGTTGGCCGACGGCGCCGCCCGGTACACCAACCGATTCGTCCGCACCCCCATGGTGAAGGCGGAAGAGAAGGCCGGACACGTCATCTGGGCCGGTGTCACCGACCTCTACACTCCGACCGAGGACGAGGTCGGACCCGAACTCGCGGGCACGTCGCGCGAATTGCCGGACATCAACATCGTCCGGCACGGCGGACGGCTGCTCGCGATGGCCGAGACCACGCTGCCGTTCCGCCTCGACCCCGCCGACCTGAGCACGGTGGGACGGGAGAACTGTGACGGCGCCATGGGAGTGGGGAGCACCGCGCACCCCAAGATCGACCCGGTCACCGGACAGATGGTGCTGTTCAACTACATGTTGGAAGCTCCGTACCTGACGTGGTCGGTGGTCAACCCCGACGGCTCGGTGGCGCGAACACCGACGCCCGTCGAGGGTGCGGACACGCCGCTGATGATCCACGACATGGCACTCACCGAGCGCTACATCGTCCTGATGCTGTGCCCCCTGGTCTTCGACATCGCCGCCGTGCTGACCGGCGGATCCGTGCTGGACTGGCGGCCGGACGACGGTACGAGGATCGCGCTGATCCCCAGAGACGGCGGTCCCGTGCGGTGGACGACGCACGACGCGTACTGGGTGTGGCACTTCGCGAACGCGTTCGATCTGCCCGACGGGAGGGTGAGCGTCGACTACGTGGAATGGACGTATCCCGGCGGGTTCGCGAAGGCCCCGGCGCCGTCGCTGGGCTCGCTGGTCCGCGCCGTCGTCGACCCCGGCAGCGGGCGGGTGACGCGAGAGGTGGTGTGCGACCGCGACGTCGAGTTCCCGCGGGTCGACGACCGCGAACTGACCCGTGGGCACCGCACCGTGGCGACGGTCGGCAAACTCGACCGCAGCCAGGGACGGCAGGATTCGCTGTGGTTCTTCGACACCGCCCGCGGCACCGAGACGCACTGGGACCCGGGCAGTGTGTCGGTGGGCGAACCGATCTTCATGCCGGGCGCCGAGCACGAATACTGGGGGATGATCGGCACCGACCGCGCCGACATGTCGTCCTGGTTCTTCGTGCTGCCCGCCGACGACCCCGGGTCGGGGCCGATCGGGAAGGTGCGACTACCGATTCGGGTTCCGGCGGGCCTTCACGGCGCGTGGCTGCCTGCGGAGTAG
- a CDS encoding S9 family peptidase → MTSAPYGSWPSPIAAADLASSGHPVEGGRYVGDDVWWSELRPSEGGRVAVRRLGLDDEPEDVLPAPWNSRTRVHEYGGGAWTVTDAGRLVFAEFSDQRLYLLEGGTPVPLTPEPPQPCSLRYGDLSVVDGEVWAVRETHDTEGGVSRDICVIPLDGSAADDPHRVRSVVAGSDFLANPRLSPDRRHLAWIAWDHPQMPWDGTELRVVAVEGGRVTGKVRTLLGGTEESVLQPEWVGTTELYTISDRSGWWNLYRVDVDDPEPVALCPMDADFGGALWMLGGRWHTRRDDGTLLTVRTFGTDTLAVLDPGNGSLVDIPLDGLTSIGLGDRNGSRILLLTGGAQTPAGLRELDLDTGELRTVRLSVTELPESAYLPEARQLTFQGAEREVHAIAYPPRHPRYQGEDGELPPYVAFVHGGPTSRVAPLLNPVFAFFTSRGIGVVDVNYGGSTGYGREYRNRLRGQWGVVDVEDVVTAVTGLAEAGMADPRRLAIEGGSAGGWTVLAALTTSDVFACGASYFGVAELDGFVKETHDFESRYIDGLIGPLPEAADLYAERAPLNNVAGLNCPVLLLQGLDDPIVPPSQAERFRDALVEKGIPHAYLAYEGESHGFRKLATLISSRNAELSFYGQVLGFEPPDVPRLELWRPEEG, encoded by the coding sequence ATGACCTCTGCGCCCTACGGTTCCTGGCCCTCTCCGATCGCGGCGGCGGATCTCGCCTCCAGCGGCCACCCCGTCGAGGGTGGCCGCTACGTGGGCGACGACGTGTGGTGGTCGGAGCTGCGGCCCAGTGAGGGCGGGCGGGTCGCGGTGCGGCGCCTCGGCCTGGACGACGAACCGGAAGACGTCCTGCCCGCACCGTGGAACTCCCGCACCCGGGTCCACGAGTACGGCGGCGGCGCCTGGACCGTCACCGACGCCGGCCGCCTGGTGTTCGCCGAGTTCAGCGACCAGCGCCTGTACCTGTTGGAGGGCGGGACACCGGTGCCGCTGACCCCGGAGCCGCCGCAGCCGTGCTCGCTGCGGTACGGCGACCTGTCGGTGGTCGACGGCGAGGTGTGGGCGGTCCGCGAGACGCACGACACCGAGGGCGGCGTGTCCCGCGACATCTGCGTGATCCCGCTGGACGGGTCGGCGGCGGACGACCCGCATCGGGTGCGGTCCGTCGTGGCCGGCTCGGATTTCCTGGCCAATCCGCGGCTGTCCCCGGATCGCAGGCACCTCGCCTGGATCGCGTGGGATCACCCCCAGATGCCGTGGGACGGCACCGAGCTCAGGGTCGTGGCCGTCGAGGGCGGCCGCGTCACCGGCAAGGTGCGGACCCTTCTCGGCGGTACCGAGGAATCGGTGCTGCAACCCGAATGGGTCGGGACCACCGAGCTGTACACGATCAGCGACCGCAGCGGCTGGTGGAATCTGTACCGGGTGGACGTCGACGATCCCGAGCCGGTGGCGTTGTGCCCGATGGACGCCGACTTCGGTGGTGCGCTGTGGATGCTCGGCGGCCGCTGGCACACCCGCCGCGACGACGGCACCCTGCTGACCGTGCGCACGTTCGGCACCGACACCCTCGCCGTGCTCGATCCGGGCAATGGTTCGCTGGTGGACATTCCCCTCGACGGACTCACCAGCATCGGTCTCGGGGATCGCAACGGCAGCCGGATCCTGTTGCTCACCGGCGGCGCGCAGACGCCGGCGGGTCTGCGGGAACTGGACCTCGACACCGGTGAACTCCGCACCGTCCGGTTGTCCGTCACCGAACTGCCGGAGTCGGCGTATCTCCCCGAGGCCCGGCAGCTGACGTTCCAGGGCGCCGAACGCGAAGTCCACGCGATCGCCTACCCGCCGCGGCACCCGCGGTACCAGGGGGAGGACGGGGAACTGCCGCCGTACGTGGCGTTCGTGCACGGCGGACCGACGTCACGGGTCGCGCCGTTGCTGAATCCCGTGTTCGCGTTCTTCACCAGCCGCGGCATCGGCGTCGTCGACGTGAACTACGGCGGCTCGACGGGTTACGGCCGCGAATACCGCAACCGGTTGCGGGGCCAGTGGGGCGTCGTCGACGTCGAAGACGTGGTAACCGCGGTGACCGGTCTCGCGGAGGCGGGGATGGCGGACCCCCGCCGGCTGGCGATCGAGGGCGGATCTGCCGGCGGGTGGACCGTGCTCGCGGCGCTGACGACTTCGGACGTGTTCGCCTGCGGCGCCTCCTACTTCGGTGTCGCCGAACTCGACGGTTTCGTGAAGGAGACCCACGACTTCGAGTCCCGGTACATCGACGGCCTGATCGGCCCGCTGCCGGAGGCCGCCGACCTCTACGCCGAGCGGGCACCGCTGAACAACGTCGCCGGGCTGAACTGCCCGGTGCTGCTGCTGCAGGGGCTCGACGATCCGATCGTGCCGCCGTCGCAGGCGGAACGGTTCCGGGATGCGCTCGTGGAGAAGGGCATCCCGCACGCCTACCTCGCGTACGAGGGGGAGTCGCACGGCTTCCGGAAGCTCGCCACGCTGATCAGCTCACGCAACGCCGAACTCTCCTTCTACGGTCAGGTACTGGGCTTCGAGCCGCCGGACGTCCCGCGGCTCGAACTCTGGCGACCCGAGGAGGGGTAG
- a CDS encoding dynamin family protein → MSVTRLGSQTRQLIDAARHELRSDPATVEELRHCGARLEEPLRVALTGTLKAGKSTLLNALVGEEIAPTDATECTRVVTWFEQSTTPRIDLTHDSGRRTRLPVHRDEGRLSLDLGAVTADRVERLQVGWPSALLGEFTLVDTPGTSSNSRDVSARTRALLLPEDGPCDVDAVVYLTRGTDGADVRLLDQLQTRVGTAAGPLGIVGVLSRADEVKGGRERTLDAARAAADDAGRRVQRSLLPVSGLLALRGRTLRQTEFDDLAVLATVPDSVLESALRSITRFGAENTDLVLSPGQRRDLLDSFGLFGIRFAVVLIRAGATDAPVLARELTAHSGLEDLRRTLHLQFGQRSTELKAHSALRTLKAVLARTPSSASRTLSRAADRLLADTHVFRELRVLSGLRSSGLQLRDSDVVLLERVLGGEGMSPHTRLGMPADAAPEQISRVALTALRFWRSQAGRPTIDTATVQACACAARSCEALLAR, encoded by the coding sequence ATGAGCGTCACCCGTCTGGGCTCCCAGACCCGCCAGCTGATCGATGCCGCCCGGCACGAACTGCGCAGCGACCCCGCCACTGTCGAAGAACTCCGGCACTGCGGCGCCCGCCTCGAGGAACCACTCCGCGTCGCGCTCACCGGCACGCTGAAGGCCGGTAAGTCGACGCTGCTCAACGCCCTCGTCGGCGAGGAGATCGCGCCCACCGACGCCACCGAGTGCACCCGGGTGGTCACCTGGTTCGAGCAGTCCACCACGCCGCGAATCGATCTCACCCACGACTCCGGACGCCGGACGCGACTGCCCGTGCACCGGGACGAGGGCAGGCTCTCGCTCGACCTCGGCGCGGTTACCGCGGACCGGGTGGAGCGGCTGCAGGTGGGGTGGCCGTCGGCGTTGCTCGGCGAGTTCACGCTCGTCGACACGCCTGGGACGTCGTCGAACTCGCGGGACGTGTCGGCGCGCACCCGGGCGCTGCTCCTCCCCGAGGACGGGCCGTGCGACGTCGACGCCGTCGTCTACCTGACGCGGGGCACCGACGGCGCGGACGTGCGGTTGCTCGACCAGTTGCAGACCCGGGTCGGCACGGCCGCCGGGCCGCTCGGCATCGTCGGGGTGCTGTCGCGGGCCGACGAGGTGAAGGGTGGACGTGAACGCACCCTCGACGCGGCCCGGGCCGCCGCGGACGACGCGGGTCGGCGGGTGCAACGCAGCCTGCTGCCCGTGTCGGGGCTTCTCGCGCTGCGTGGTCGCACGCTGCGTCAGACCGAGTTCGACGACCTGGCGGTGCTCGCCACCGTTCCCGACAGCGTGCTCGAGTCCGCCCTGCGCTCGATCACCCGGTTCGGGGCGGAGAACACCGACCTCGTCCTGTCGCCTGGGCAGCGGCGCGACCTTCTCGATTCCTTCGGCCTGTTCGGTATCCGGTTCGCGGTCGTGCTGATCCGCGCAGGCGCGACCGACGCGCCCGTGCTGGCCCGCGAGCTGACGGCGCACAGCGGCCTCGAGGACCTGCGCCGCACGCTGCACCTGCAGTTCGGTCAGCGCAGCACGGAACTGAAGGCGCACTCGGCGCTCCGGACGCTGAAGGCGGTGCTGGCCCGCACCCCGTCGTCGGCGAGCCGCACCCTGAGCCGGGCGGCGGACCGCCTGCTCGCCGACACCCACGTCTTCCGGGAGCTGCGGGTGCTGTCGGGCCTGCGCTCGAGTGGTCTGCAGCTACGGGACTCGGACGTCGTCCTGCTCGAGCGGGTGCTCGGCGGGGAGGGCATGTCGCCGCACACCCGCCTCGGGATGCCCGCCGACGCCGCCCCGGAGCAGATCTCCCGCGTCGCGCTGACGGCCCTGCGGTTCTGGCGGTCGCAGGCCGGACGCCCGACCATCGACACCGCGACGGTGCAGGCGTGCGCGTGTGCGGCGCGGTCCTGCGAGGCCCTGCTCGCCCGATGA
- a CDS encoding Isoniazid-inducible protein iniA, with product MNATLESPAVGAPVRPNLPAETTASMAALLSQLAALTRTAGRGDLLTRLSHTESRLADPRTRVVVLGLTDKGVSSVAGALVDADVSAAARSRHEPVVVEYGPVAPDPDSTVTLPHDLLAEGLVLVDAPGFSGHAPARAADTLALVPTADAVLFVSDASQEYTEPEVALLTQVYKLCPMVICVVNKIDFYPRWADIQKANRTHLQNADLALPLLPVSAVMHADALESGEDALDVESGIPQLVDYLRAQVVAKADVVLRNSVIADVRTVTDHLSLSLSAELDTLRDPQRGAALVEQMTRARTAADQLRQRSANWQYTLADGAIELMTDIEHDLRHRLRTVIRAAEEDIGKSDPAPRWEEFGSWLDGEIATCVRENFVMAHTRSQDLALSVAQRFAEDGKVPVPALRIDNVDHVLEPVNTLESLESAQGFTQRVLSSMRGSYGGVLMVGLVTSLAGLALVNPFSIGAGVLLGANTYREDRKARTARRQAEAKVAVSRLMDDVIFQVGKESKQRLREVQRVLRDHFTDLANEMLRSVDHSLRAATDASKMHDDHRATRSAEIRTELDTLRQIRLQAAGFAGQVAA from the coding sequence ATGAACGCCACCCTCGAATCCCCAGCCGTGGGCGCCCCAGTGCGTCCGAATCTTCCCGCCGAGACCACCGCGTCGATGGCGGCGCTGCTGTCGCAGTTGGCGGCATTGACCCGAACCGCGGGCCGCGGTGATCTCCTGACCCGGCTGTCGCACACCGAGTCTCGCCTCGCCGATCCGCGGACGCGGGTGGTGGTGCTCGGACTGACCGACAAGGGTGTGAGCTCCGTGGCCGGTGCGCTCGTCGACGCGGACGTGTCGGCGGCGGCACGGTCGCGGCACGAGCCGGTGGTCGTCGAGTACGGACCTGTCGCGCCGGACCCGGATTCGACGGTGACCCTCCCCCACGACCTGCTCGCGGAGGGTCTGGTGCTGGTCGACGCACCCGGTTTCTCCGGTCACGCTCCGGCCCGCGCGGCGGACACGCTGGCGCTGGTCCCCACGGCGGATGCGGTGCTGTTCGTGTCCGATGCGAGTCAGGAATACACCGAACCCGAGGTCGCCCTGCTCACGCAGGTGTACAAGCTGTGCCCGATGGTGATCTGCGTCGTCAACAAGATCGATTTCTATCCGCGGTGGGCAGACATCCAGAAAGCCAACCGCACCCACTTGCAGAATGCGGATCTCGCGCTGCCACTGCTGCCGGTGTCCGCGGTGATGCACGCGGACGCGCTCGAGTCGGGCGAAGACGCACTCGACGTCGAATCCGGCATCCCGCAGCTCGTCGACTATCTCCGCGCCCAGGTGGTTGCGAAAGCGGATGTCGTGCTCCGCAATTCGGTGATCGCCGATGTCCGCACCGTCACCGACCACCTGTCGCTGTCGCTGAGCGCCGAACTGGACACGCTGCGTGATCCGCAGCGCGGCGCCGCTCTCGTCGAGCAGATGACCCGGGCCCGCACGGCGGCGGATCAGCTCCGCCAGCGATCCGCGAACTGGCAGTACACGCTGGCCGACGGCGCGATCGAGTTGATGACGGACATCGAGCACGACCTGCGCCATCGTCTGCGCACCGTCATCCGCGCGGCGGAGGAGGACATCGGCAAGTCCGACCCGGCACCGCGATGGGAGGAGTTCGGTTCCTGGCTCGACGGCGAGATCGCGACGTGCGTGCGGGAGAACTTCGTGATGGCCCACACCCGCTCGCAGGATCTGGCGCTGTCGGTCGCGCAACGCTTCGCCGAGGACGGCAAGGTCCCGGTGCCCGCGCTGCGCATCGACAACGTGGATCACGTGCTCGAACCCGTGAACACTCTCGAATCCCTGGAGAGTGCGCAGGGTTTCACCCAGCGCGTCCTGTCCAGCATGCGCGGGTCGTACGGCGGCGTGCTGATGGTCGGTCTCGTCACGAGCCTGGCCGGCCTGGCGCTGGTGAATCCCTTCTCGATCGGCGCGGGAGTGCTGCTCGGTGCCAACACGTACCGCGAGGACCGCAAGGCGCGCACCGCCCGCAGGCAGGCGGAGGCGAAGGTGGCGGTGTCGCGGCTGATGGACGACGTGATCTTCCAGGTGGGAAAGGAATCGAAGCAGCGACTGCGGGAGGTGCAACGCGTCCTGCGCGACCACTTCACCGACCTGGCGAACGAGATGCTCCGTTCCGTCGACCATTCGCTGCGCGCGGCGACGGACGCGTCGAAGATGCACGACGATCACCGTGCGACGCGGTCCGCGGAGATCCGCACGGAACTCGACACCTTGCGGCAGATCCGACTGCAGGCCGCCGGATTCGCGGGTCAGGTCGCGGCATGA
- a CDS encoding Hsp70 family protein — MRTSMGISMGSDSFVSAQVHGESQAHHEHDGFTVVRHSAELALSSSSAPSLGPHRAGPLPQGSIVFRDFIDRVGDPVPVIGDDGTRTPAVQLVTTALDCLIRGRAPAPDQVVVAAPAGWSGYAVEELEDEIRRWGLLQNRTVTVIPETTAALTWITRVEKLDDCDTVLLCDIGAHSLDLTLATRRGAEFGVLPSTRSTHFSGDHADRLLMGHVVALVQNANPDFDVDDPAHRGAVAELAARCRIAKERLSQDTSAVVTVELPGIRRQIRVMRSEFEDLIRGSLTHAANTVARELERLAETGTPADAVVLLGGGAAVPLVTELLSTAVDVPLVVSPDPATASARGAAVIAERASLRPSGSRVMSAPGPRVQPPAAPRPIASAASRVLPPSAPAAVPTRDVSPPRTLVTPAAAPAAKTPRSGIRGWMVAASAAALVLLGAGAAATQLIGQDDTPSATTTTTSSVEQASSADQTAQDDTSQEYTVQNPAPAQPMGGGAPGRGGAGPR, encoded by the coding sequence ATGCGGACATCGATGGGGATCAGCATGGGTTCCGACTCGTTCGTGTCCGCACAGGTGCACGGTGAATCGCAGGCGCACCACGAGCACGACGGCTTCACGGTGGTTCGGCACTCCGCCGAACTGGCGTTGTCGTCGAGCAGCGCACCCTCCCTCGGGCCGCATCGTGCCGGTCCGCTTCCCCAGGGCAGCATCGTCTTTCGCGACTTCATCGACCGAGTCGGTGACCCCGTTCCGGTGATCGGCGACGACGGGACCCGCACCCCGGCCGTGCAGTTGGTAACCACCGCGCTCGACTGTCTGATTCGGGGCCGCGCCCCCGCGCCCGACCAGGTGGTGGTCGCGGCTCCGGCAGGCTGGTCGGGGTATGCGGTGGAGGAACTCGAGGACGAGATCCGCCGCTGGGGTCTGCTGCAGAACCGCACCGTCACCGTCATCCCCGAAACCACCGCGGCACTCACGTGGATCACCCGGGTCGAGAAGCTCGACGATTGCGACACCGTACTGCTGTGCGACATCGGAGCCCACTCCCTCGACCTGACCCTGGCCACCAGGCGCGGCGCCGAATTCGGTGTGCTCCCGTCGACGCGGAGCACCCACTTCAGCGGCGACCACGCCGACCGGCTCCTGATGGGACATGTGGTCGCGTTGGTGCAGAACGCGAACCCGGACTTCGACGTCGACGATCCCGCGCACCGCGGAGCGGTGGCCGAACTCGCGGCCCGCTGCCGGATCGCGAAAGAACGGTTGTCGCAGGACACCTCCGCCGTGGTGACCGTCGAGCTTCCCGGCATCCGCCGCCAGATACGGGTCATGCGTTCCGAATTCGAGGACCTCATCCGCGGGTCGCTCACTCACGCCGCGAACACGGTGGCACGCGAACTCGAACGACTCGCCGAGACCGGCACCCCCGCCGACGCCGTCGTCCTCCTCGGCGGCGGAGCGGCGGTTCCCCTCGTGACCGAACTGCTGTCGACCGCCGTGGACGTCCCCCTCGTCGTCTCGCCGGACCCGGCGACGGCCTCCGCCCGCGGCGCGGCGGTCATCGCCGAGCGCGCATCGCTCCGGCCGTCGGGTTCCCGGGTGATGTCGGCGCCGGGACCGCGGGTGCAGCCGCCGGCGGCGCCGCGACCGATCGCGTCGGCAGCGTCGCGTGTGCTGCCTCCGTCGGCACCCGCCGCGGTGCCGACCAGGGACGTTTCCCCTCCCAGAACGCTTGTCACACCGGCTGCCGCCCCGGCCGCGAAGACGCCGAGGTCGGGGATCCGGGGCTGGATGGTCGCGGCGAGTGCCGCCGCGCTCGTGCTCCTGGGCGCCGGCGCGGCAGCGACCCAACTGATCGGCCAGGACGACACACCCTCGGCAACGACGACGACCACCTCGTCCGTGGAACAGGCATCGTCCGCCGACCAGACCGCGCAGGACGACACGTCGCAGGAATACACCGTGCAGAACCCGGCGCCCGCTCAGCCGATGGGCGGCGGTGCACCGGGACGCGGCGGCGCCGGACCGCGGTAG